A stretch of DNA from Streptomyces rubradiris:
CGGCGGCTACGGCAACGAGCTGGGCGTCGTCCGCGACGGCTCGCTGCTGCCCGGACGCGACGACCGGCAGGCACTGGCCGGCAAACTCGGCTTCAGCGAGACCGTGTTCGTGGACGACCCCGAGCGCGGAGTGATCGACATCTATACGCCCACCCTGCGCCTGCCCTTCGCCGGGCACCCCTGCGTGGGCACCGCCTGGCTGCTCGACGTGCCCGAGCTCGTGACCCCCGCCGGTGTGGTCGGGGCCCGGCAGGACGGCGAGTTCAGCTGGATCGAGGCCCGCGCACAGTGGGCGCCGCCGCGCACCCTGCGCCAGTACCCGAGCGCGGCCGAGGTGGACGCGCTCGACGTGCCGCCACCGGGGGAGTGGGTCTACGCCTGGGCCTGGGAGGACGAGGCCGCCGGGCGGATCCGTGCCCGCGCCTTTCCCGGCCGCGGCGACGGGATCGACGAGGACGAGGCCACCGGCGCCGCGGCGCTGCTGCTCACCGACCGGCTCGGCCGGGCCCTGAACATCACCCAGGGCCGCGGCTCGCAGATCCTGACCGCGCCCCAGCCGCACGGCTGGACCGAGATCGGCGGCCGGGTCCGCCTGGAGCGCTGACGGCCACGCGCGTCCGGGTGACCGGCAGCGCGCCGTCCGGGTGGAACCGCGTGTGCGTGCGAGGGCGAACGGGGACCTCTGGGCGTGACCACTCCACCCCCCGAGAGGAGCACCATGCGCATCAGATCCGTCCTGGCCGCGACCGTCCTCGCCGTCGCCCTGGCCGGCGCCGGCGCGTCGACGGCGGCCGCCGGCACCCAGGCGACCGAGAACGACGACAAGCCCGTCTGCAGCCCGTACGCGGGCTCGCTGTCCTCGTTCTACAACCACATCACCTGGGCCGGCGCCCACTGCACCGACACCCTGTTCTGAGGCGGCCCGGGTCCCCCTCCCGCACCCGGCCAGGGGGGCCCGGCCTCAGGGGAGGGTCAGGATGTCCGCGCCGGTGTCCGTGACCACCAGGGTGTGCTCGAACTGGGCGGTGCGCTTGCGGTCCTTCGTCACGACCGTCCAGCCGTCGTCCCACATGTCGTACTCGTGGGTGCCCAGCGTCAGCATCGGCTCGATCGTGAACGTCATCCCCGGCCGCATCACCGTCGTCGCGTGCGGGCTGTCGTAGTGCGGGATGATCAGCCCGGAGTGGAACGACGAGTTGATGCCGTGCCCGGTGAAGTCCCGCACGACGCCGTAGCCGAAGCGCTTGGCGTACGACTCGATGACCCGGCCGATGACATTGATCTGCCGGCCCGGCTTCACCGCCTTGATCGCCCGGTTGAGCGCCTCCCGGGTGCGCTCCACCAGCAGCCGCGACTCCTCGTCCACGTCACCGACCAGATACGTGGCGTTGTTGTCGCCGTGCACCCCGCCGATGTACGCCGTCACGTCCAGGTTGACGATGTCGCCGTCCCTGAGGACCGTCGAGTCGGGGATGCCGTGGCAGATGACCTCGTTGACGGACGTGCACAGCGACTTCGGGAAACCGCGGTAGCCCAGCGTGGACGGGTAGGCCCCGTGGTCGCACATGTACTCGTGGGCGACCTTGTCCAGCTGGTCCGTGGTCACCCCCGGCGCGATGATCTTCGCGGCCTCCTCCATCGCCCGCGCGGCGATACGGCCGGCGGTCCGCATCGCCTCGATGGTCTCGGGGGTCTGCACCTCCGGCCCGGTGTACGGCGCCGGCGCGGGCTTGCCGACGTACTCGGGGCGGCGGATGTTTCCGGGAACCGAACGGGTGGGAGACAGCTCCCCTGGTACGAGCAGCGACTGGCCAGACATGCCAGCGAGTCTAACCAGCGGACATGGGGGAACATGTCGGTGGCGAGAGGAGCTGTCCATGGCCCTGTTCAAGAAGCGCACGGCCGGAAAACCGGGCGAGTGGTACTACTGCCTGGAGCACGGGACGGTCGAGGAGGGCCCCGACTGCCCGGGCAAGGACCGGTTCGGACCGTACGCCTCCCCCGAGGCCGCCCGGGACGCGATGCGGACCGCCGCCGAGCGCAACCTCCGATGGGAGAACGACCCGCGCTGGCACGACGCGCCGTCCGGCGAGCGGGCCGACGAGGACTGAGCGGGCCGGATCAGGCGACGGCGGCGCGCCGCTCCCGCATCCGCACCGCGTGCTCGTTCGTCCGCGCGTCGTACGTCATCAGCCCCGGCAGGCACAGCGCCAGCAGCCCCACCGCGCCCGCGCACGCCAGACCGCCGGACCACACCGAGGCCCGCACCCCCGCCCAGGCGGCCGTCCCACCGGCCCGGACCTGGCCGAGCTGCGGGCCGACCGAGTACGACAGCAGCTCGATCCCGGCGAGCCGGCCGCGCAGCTCGTCCGGGATCGTCTGGTTCCACATGGCCGACCGGAACACCCCGCTGACCATGTCGAAGCCGCCGCCGACGGTCAGGAACAGCAGCACCAGCCACACGTTCCCGCACACCCCGGCCGCCGCGATCGCCAGGCCCCAGCCGGCCGCCGCCAGCACCACCATCACCCCGTGCCGGTGCACCCGCGAGGTCCAGCCGCTGGTGAGGCTCACCACCAGCGCCCCCGCCGGCACGGCCGCGTACATCAGTCCCAGCGCCCACTCGGCATCGAGATCGTCGGCGAGGAACGGCAGCACCGCCAGCGGCATGGCCAGGAACATCGCGGCGAGGTCGACGGCGTAGGTGCCGAGCAGTTCCTTGCGGCTCCACGCGTACCGGGCGCCCTGCGCGACGGCCCGCAGATCCGGCTTCGCGGCCTCCTCGGCGGCGGGGGAGGGGGCGATGCGCAGGACGTACAGCAGCGAGACGGCGAAGGTCAGCAGGTCGGCGGCGTAGGCCCAGCCGAGGCCCGCGTAGGCGACGACCACGCCCGCGACCGCCGGGCCGGCCACCCCGCCGACGGTCCAGCGCAGCGAGTTCAGCGAGGCCGCGGCCGGCATGTCGTCGTGGGCGACGATCCGGGGCCACAGGGAGTCGAGCGCCGGGCGCTGCACGGACACCAGGGCGGAGGAGAGGGCGGCGACGGCGTACAGCGGCCAGACCGCGGGGTGCGGCAGCAGGGCGTTCAGCAACAGGACGGCACTGAGCAGGCCCTGCCCGGCCTCCGTCCACACGATC
This window harbors:
- a CDS encoding MFS transporter encodes the protein MTRALLPDLAPWKASADFRRLWMSGLISNFGSFLTFVALPVQLKDLTESTAAVGAIGAVELLPLIVCGLYGGALADALDKRKLIVWTEAGQGLLSAVLLLNALLPHPAVWPLYAVAALSSALVSVQRPALDSLWPRIVAHDDMPAAASLNSLRWTVGGVAGPAVAGVVVAYAGLGWAYAADLLTFAVSLLYVLRIAPSPAAEEAAKPDLRAVAQGARYAWSRKELLGTYAVDLAAMFLAMPLAVLPFLADDLDAEWALGLMYAAVPAGALVVSLTSGWTSRVHRHGVMVVLAAAGWGLAIAAAGVCGNVWLVLLFLTVGGGFDMVSGVFRSAMWNQTIPDELRGRLAGIELLSYSVGPQLGQVRAGGTAAWAGVRASVWSGGLACAGAVGLLALCLPGLMTYDARTNEHAVRMRERRAAVA
- a CDS encoding PhzF family phenazine biosynthesis protein, which produces MTDYDVLRVFCGPDGGYGNELGVVRDGSLLPGRDDRQALAGKLGFSETVFVDDPERGVIDIYTPTLRLPFAGHPCVGTAWLLDVPELVTPAGVVGARQDGEFSWIEARAQWAPPRTLRQYPSAAEVDALDVPPPGEWVYAWAWEDEAAGRIRARAFPGRGDGIDEDEATGAAALLLTDRLGRALNITQGRGSQILTAPQPHGWTEIGGRVRLER
- the map gene encoding type I methionyl aminopeptidase: MSGQSLLVPGELSPTRSVPGNIRRPEYVGKPAPAPYTGPEVQTPETIEAMRTAGRIAARAMEEAAKIIAPGVTTDQLDKVAHEYMCDHGAYPSTLGYRGFPKSLCTSVNEVICHGIPDSTVLRDGDIVNLDVTAYIGGVHGDNNATYLVGDVDEESRLLVERTREALNRAIKAVKPGRQINVIGRVIESYAKRFGYGVVRDFTGHGINSSFHSGLIIPHYDSPHATTVMRPGMTFTIEPMLTLGTHEYDMWDDGWTVVTKDRKRTAQFEHTLVVTDTGADILTLP